The genomic interval CCGCCACTTACGCCATCTGACAGGTGCTGAGCTGCGTAGTGGCCTGATTCTCGGTCTGCTGCTCTTTAGCGGCTATGCTCTGCAGACGTTGGGCTTACAGTACACGATCACGAGCAAGGCAGGCTTTATTACGGGCCTCTATATTCCCCTGGTACCGCTCTTTGCCGTCCTGCTCCTTCACCAGCGCCCCTCGCTAGAGGCAGGACTTGGCTTTCTCTTCTCGCTGCTGGGCCTGACGCTGCTGTCGGTGAACAAGGATTTCAATTTGAGCTTTGGCCTGGGCGAAGCTTTGATTCTGGGCTGTGCGATTGCTTTCGCATTGCATATCGTCTGCATCAGCAAGTTTGTGGTGGGGGCTGATGCTCTCAATCTGGCGATTGTCCAGCTGGCCACGACTTCAGCACTGAGTTTGACAACGGCACTGCTGACCCATGAGGGATTGCTGTTGCCAGCCAGCGCGCCAATCTGGGGAGCAGTGCTTTTTATGGGGGTGGTGGATATCGGCTTCTGTATGGGGACGATGAACTGGGCCCAGCAGTATATCAGTAGCACACATGCGGCTCTGATCTATGCCTGCGAGCCGGTATGGGCGGGAATCTTCGGGACGCTGGCAGGCCAGACCTTGAGCGGCCTGGCCTGGGTGGGCGGCGCCTGCATCTGCTTGGGAATGATCATGAGCGAGGTGCGCCTGGCAACGCTGCTGAAG from Thermogemmatispora onikobensis carries:
- a CDS encoding DMT family transporter codes for the protein MTPQEKPSARPEQPELVSSVSAPGAPSLARGLWWRLRIDGLLLVVTMIWGSTFLVTKYTIHFVGLFTYLGYNFGIGALTLALLFRRHLRHLTGAELRSGLILGLLLFSGYALQTLGLQYTITSKAGFITGLYIPLVPLFAVLLLHQRPSLEAGLGFLFSLLGLTLLSVNKDFNLSFGLGEALILGCAIAFALHIVCISKFVVGADALNLAIVQLATTSALSLTTALLTHEGLLLPASAPIWGAVLFMGVVDIGFCMGTMNWAQQYISSTHAALIYACEPVWAGIFGTLAGQTLSGLAWVGGACICLGMIMSEVRLATLLKSRRRSS